The following is a genomic window from Rhizobium sp. CC-YZS058.
TGCTCGGATCTGGTCCGTTCTGGAGGCCAGCATAGACCATCTGGAACTGCGCCGTATCAGGTGTCGGGTTCAGGACGATGCTGTTGTAGGTCGGCGTGTCGACCGCACGTGGCGTCACGTTGATGCCGACCTGGGCAAGCATGGCCTGGACCGCTGCCAGCACATTCGTGGCGAGAGGGGTTGTGTAGTAGGTCAGCAAGGTAATCGGCATATCGCCGTTGATCGTATCCCACCCGGCCTCGCTGAGCAGCTGCTTGGCCTTCTCGGGGTCGTAGGCGTAGGCGTCGAGGTTATCTGGAACGAGCTTGTCGACGACATATGCGCAGTTCGCGGCCTTCGCGGCGCCGCCGTAGAGGCTCTGGACGATAGCGTCACGGTTGATGGCATGCATGACCGCTTGGCGAACGCGCAGGTCCTTCCAGATCGGCGAGTCGTGATTGAAGCCGAGGTAGTTGACCACGAACGAGTTCCCCTCGATGACGCGGTAGTCCTCGTTGTTCTGGAAGGCAGCTAGGTCATTGGAGTCGACGTAGGTAAACTGGATCTCGCCCGCCCGAAGGGCGGCGGTCGCTGCGGCAGGGTTTGCAAAATACCGGTTGATAACTTTCTCCAGTGCCGGCTTCCCAGCCCGGTAGTCCGTGTTGGCGGCGAGCTCGACGTACTGGTCTGTCACGTATCGTGTGAACTTGAACGGTCCGGTGCCGATGGGCGCGGTGGACCACCAGCTGTTCTTGGCGAGCTGGTCAGGAGCGATCTTGGACAGCGCGTGCTCCGGCAGCATCAGAACTTTGGTCATGGTGTCCATGAACCCTGCGGCTGGTGCGGACAGCTTGACCACCAGGGTCCTGTCGTCCGGCGTTTCGATCGCCGAAACAGTAATGAGCCGCGCCGCGAGCACTGAACCCGTCTTTGCATTCCGGGCTAGGTCGAGCGTGAATTTGGCGTCTTTCGCTGTGAACGCCTGCCCGTCATGCCACTTCGCATCGCTAAGTTTGAAC
Proteins encoded in this region:
- a CDS encoding ABC transporter substrate-binding protein; the encoded protein is MTASTAMMTLNSAASAATLSGGFDVGPGGLQGNFNPLAATSGFTWLSIYFEPLVSYDETLGTIVGVLASSYEESEDKLTYTFKLSDAKWHDGQAFTAKDAKFTLDLARNAKTGSVLAARLITVSAIETPDDRTLVVKLSAPAAGFMDTMTKVLMLPEHALSKIAPDQLAKNSWWSTAPIGTGPFKFTRYVTDQYVELAANTDYRAGKPALEKVINRYFANPAAATAALRAGEIQFTYVDSNDLAAFQNNEDYRVIEGNSFVVNYLGFNHDSPIWKDLRVRQAVMHAINRDAIVQSLYGGAAKAANCAYVVDKLVPDNLDAYAYDPEKAKQLLSEAGWDTINGDMPITLLTYYTTPLATNVLAAVQAMLAQVGINVTPRAVDTPTYNSIVLNPTPDTAQFQMVYAGLQNGPDPSIINVGLNEKQIPPAGPNVVRARMPELNAALDGALAEPDVTKRDNRYQDVCRVMNSQLPWATLWVANRYGVASSKLKDFVWTPAPGGGPYAAQPEKLTVSE